From a single Miscanthus floridulus cultivar M001 chromosome 8, ASM1932011v1, whole genome shotgun sequence genomic region:
- the LOC136471169 gene encoding putative germin-like protein 2-1 → MAGRSCKLLLALFIAAMAASPLALAYDPSPLQDFCVADTVSSVFVNGLVCKDPAQVSASDFAFSGLQNAGDTTNAFGSKVTLVDVRALPGLNSLGIAMARLDIAPGGLNPPHTHPRATEVLTVVQGQMYVGFLATDGTLFAKVLSRGDVFVFPKGLVHFEFNCGASPAAGIAGLSSQNPGLIRAADSLFGATPAITDEVLAKAFRIDADTVQRIKARFTTKK, encoded by the coding sequence ATGGCAGGCAGGTCTTGCAAGCTCCTCCTCGCTCTCTTTATCGCAGCAATGGCGGCGTCTCCTCTGGCTCTCGCGTACGACCCGAGCCCTCTCCAGGACTTCTGCGTCGCCGACACCGTCTCCTCCGTGTTCGTGAACGGGCTGGTGTGCAAGGACCCGGCGCAGGTATCCGCGTCCGACTTCGCCTTCTCGGGCCTGCAGAACGCGGGGGACACCACCAACGCGTTCGGCTCCAAGGTGACGCTGGTGGACGTGCGCGCGCTGCCGGGGCTCAACTCACTGGGCATCGCCATGGCGCGCCTCGACATCGCCCCGGGCGGCCTCAACCCGCCGCACACGCACCCGCGCGCCACCGAGGTGCTCACCGTCGTCCAGGGGCAGATGTACGTCGGCTTCCTCGCCACCGACGGCACGCTCTTCGCCAAGGTGCTGTCCAGGGGCGACGTCTTCGTCTTCCCCAAGGGCCTCGTCCACTTCGAGTTCAACTGCGGCGCCAGCCCCGCCGCCGGCATCGCCGGGCTCAGCAGCCAGAACCCTGGGCTCATCCGCGCCGCTGACTCGCTCTTCGGCGCCACCCCCGCCATCACAGACGAGGTGCTCGCCAAGGCGTTCAGGATCGATGCCGACACCGTGCAGAGGATCAAGGCACGGTTCACCACCAAGAAGTAA